In Deltaproteobacteria bacterium, the following proteins share a genomic window:
- a CDS encoding polyisoprenoid-binding protein — MTFLKNAALVVGGLLIAVSAHANKHAPAKFELDTSHANIEFRVKHLMVSTVKGRFNKFDGSFMYDEKGKKVTDVAINIDVASIDTNNNDRDDHLRKPDFFNVAEFPKMIFMAKEFTAVPGKAFKVKGDLTMHGQTHPVTLDGKFIGKTMNPFTKQPKVGFELTGKLSRKTWGLTYGSLMEAGSVAISDEVILAIDAEADQAKAADAPKAM, encoded by the coding sequence ATGACATTCTTAAAAAATGCCGCACTCGTTGTCGGCGGTCTCTTAATCGCAGTATCGGCACACGCCAATAAACACGCGCCGGCAAAGTTCGAGCTCGACACCTCACATGCCAACATCGAATTCCGCGTGAAGCATTTGATGGTTTCGACCGTAAAAGGTCGCTTCAACAAATTTGACGGGTCATTCATGTACGACGAAAAGGGCAAGAAAGTAACCGATGTTGCAATCAACATCGACGTCGCCTCGATCGATACCAACAACAATGATCGCGATGACCATCTTCGCAAACCCGATTTTTTCAACGTCGCCGAATTCCCAAAAATGATCTTCATGGCAAAAGAGTTCACTGCAGTTCCGGGTAAAGCCTTCAAGGTAAAAGGCGACCTCACGATGCACGGTCAAACACACCCCGTAACACTGGACGGAAAATTTATCGGAAAAACTATGAATCCATTCACGAAACAACCTAAGGTTGGTTTTGAACTCACTGGTAAGCTTAGCCGTAAAACGTGGGGTCTGACATATGGTTCGCTAATGGAAGCTGGCAGCGTTGCAATCAGCGACGAAGTCATTCTCGCGATCGATGCTGAGGCCGACCAAGCAAAAGCAGCCGACGCTCCAAAGGCGATGTAG
- a CDS encoding MotA/TolQ/ExbB proton channel family protein: MTYPIGILVAISALVVSVMHLNQDAKTFWDFVGFATVFGGTLAVAIITIPWQNRRIVARAVFGLFVPGRRSSSSIVSDCIEYLADLKSGSVFSQRSEGLAAETMRDGAELISLGFTKDRVHEILEERIHQAFERYESVANAIRSLAKYPPAFGLAGTVLGLVTLMKGVSAGADAKQTGALMAIALMATFYGLLVANMIINPAGEHMLKTAKVERKKAEIALHAVLLHLDGVSMLEAQEILNSYVNPSERVNVMSGKFNQDAEAAA, encoded by the coding sequence ATGACGTATCCTATTGGAATATTAGTCGCGATTTCCGCGCTTGTTGTTTCGGTGATGCATCTTAACCAAGATGCAAAAACTTTTTGGGACTTCGTCGGTTTCGCAACTGTTTTTGGCGGAACGCTGGCCGTCGCAATCATCACGATTCCGTGGCAAAATCGAAGAATCGTCGCCAGGGCAGTGTTTGGACTATTTGTCCCCGGCCGTCGAAGTAGCTCTTCGATCGTGTCCGATTGCATAGAGTACTTAGCGGATCTCAAATCTGGGTCGGTATTTTCCCAGAGGTCCGAGGGTCTTGCCGCAGAAACAATGCGCGACGGTGCGGAATTGATCTCCCTCGGGTTTACAAAAGATCGGGTTCACGAAATCCTCGAAGAGCGAATTCACCAGGCGTTTGAACGCTATGAATCGGTCGCCAACGCGATCCGGTCGCTAGCGAAGTATCCGCCTGCGTTTGGTCTCGCAGGTACAGTTCTCGGTCTCGTGACGCTTATGAAGGGCGTTTCTGCCGGTGCCGACGCAAAACAAACCGGCGCATTAATGGCGATCGCTTTGATGGCGACGTTTTACGGACTTCTGGTTGCAAACATGATCATTAACCCAGCCGGTGAGCACATGCTGAAGACAGCGAAAGTCGAGCGGAAGAAAGCTGAAATTGCACTGCATGCGGTTTTGCTTCACCTCGATGGCGTCTCCATGTTGGAAGCACAGGAAATTTTAAATTCGTATGTTAACCCAAGTGAGCGTGTGAACGTCATGTCTGGAAAGTTCAACCAAGACGCTGAGGCGGCCGCATAA